One Curtobacterium sp. BH-2-1-1 genomic region harbors:
- a CDS encoding LuxR C-terminal-related transcriptional regulator has product MTDNVRDDGAAAPSAVQEARRDPAGRLAAADHARTVAEQADRHALTLESVLAVLRSPRVGDAAARAEAVEIASAALVDLRTVTDRQRGALLEPVTGAFSRLRADLRPLVRFGDLDVQFVEPPATGRALPGDVAHSARAIVRTAVLALVDEGAARRVRIQWDCDGRNLLMQLRDDGAGTLDVHDDTVRPIAERVATLDGELHVASTAGWGSVLDIAIPLDPPAGTPVSAEASDLTPREQDVLRLVATGIGNREIADGLGISPNTVKYHVANLLRKLGARTRAELAAVSSRA; this is encoded by the coding sequence GTGACCGACAACGTGCGCGACGACGGGGCGGCGGCTCCGTCGGCCGTCCAGGAGGCGCGGCGCGACCCCGCAGGACGCCTCGCCGCCGCCGACCACGCGCGCACCGTCGCGGAGCAGGCGGACCGGCACGCACTCACCCTGGAGTCGGTGCTCGCCGTGCTCCGGTCGCCGCGCGTGGGCGACGCGGCCGCCCGTGCCGAGGCCGTCGAGATCGCGTCGGCAGCACTCGTCGACCTCCGGACCGTGACGGACCGGCAGCGCGGAGCCCTGCTCGAACCGGTCACGGGGGCGTTCTCGCGGCTCCGGGCCGACCTCCGTCCGCTCGTCCGGTTCGGGGACCTCGACGTGCAGTTCGTGGAACCGCCGGCGACCGGTCGAGCACTCCCCGGCGACGTCGCCCACAGCGCCCGGGCGATCGTGCGGACGGCGGTGCTCGCCCTCGTGGACGAGGGAGCTGCGCGGCGCGTCCGTATCCAGTGGGACTGCGATGGCCGGAACCTGCTCATGCAGCTCCGCGACGACGGAGCCGGCACGCTCGACGTGCACGACGACACCGTCCGGCCGATCGCCGAGCGGGTCGCGACCCTCGACGGCGAACTGCACGTGGCGTCCACTGCGGGCTGGGGGTCCGTGCTCGACATCGCGATCCCGCTCGACCCGCCGGCGGGGACGCCGGTGTCGGCGGAGGCGTCCGACCTCACGCCGCGGGAGCAGGACGTGCTGCGGCTCGTCGCCACCGGGATCGGCAACCGGGAGATCGCCGATGGGCTCGGGATCAGCCCGAACACGGTCAAGTACCACGTGGCGAACCTGCTCCGGAAGCTCGGCGCGCGGACCCGGGCGGAGCTCGCCGCGGTCAGCTCCCGGGCGTGA
- the hxlA gene encoding 3-hexulose-6-phosphate synthase, which translates to MQIQFAIDTLTTEAALDLAAKAAPSVDVLELGTPLIKSAGLSVITAMKEAHPDKTVFADLKTMDAGELEADIAFAAGADLVTVLGVAGDSTIAGAVAAAEKHGKGVVVDLIGVADKPARAREVVALGAQFVEVHAGLDEQAEEGFTFSTLLEAGEASGVPFSIAGGVNASSIAAVQASGAIIAVAGSAIYSADDVAAAAAELRAAVTEAAAV; encoded by the coding sequence ATGCAGATCCAGTTCGCCATCGACACCCTCACCACCGAGGCCGCGCTCGACCTCGCCGCGAAGGCAGCCCCGAGCGTCGACGTCCTCGAGCTCGGCACGCCGCTCATCAAGAGCGCCGGGCTCTCCGTCATCACCGCGATGAAGGAGGCCCACCCGGACAAGACCGTGTTCGCCGACCTCAAGACCATGGACGCCGGCGAGCTCGAGGCGGACATCGCGTTCGCCGCGGGCGCCGACCTGGTCACCGTGCTCGGCGTCGCCGGGGACTCCACCATCGCGGGCGCGGTCGCCGCTGCCGAGAAGCACGGCAAGGGCGTCGTCGTCGACCTCATCGGCGTCGCGGACAAGCCCGCCCGGGCCCGTGAGGTCGTCGCCCTCGGCGCGCAGTTCGTCGAGGTGCACGCGGGACTCGACGAGCAGGCCGAGGAGGGCTTCACCTTCTCCACCCTGCTCGAGGCCGGCGAGGCCTCCGGCGTCCCCTTCTCGATCGCGGGCGGCGTGAACGCGTCGTCGATCGCGGCCGTGCAGGCGTCCGGAGCGATCATCGCCGTCGCCGGGAGCGCCATCTACAGCGCGGACGACGTCGCAGCAGCGGCGGCGGAGCTGCGTGCGGCCGTCACGGAGGCCGCGGCGGTCTGA
- a CDS encoding ATP-binding protein — protein sequence MKRGKLRVLLGAAPGVGKTFTMLEEGHRLRAEGRDVVVAVVETHGRAATATLVDGLEVVPRRIVEHRGVQLDDLDLEAVLARRPDIALVDELAHTNAPGSTNEKRWQDVEAMRDAGIDVISTVNVQHMQSLGDVVREITGTVQRETVPDAVVRAADQIEVVDLAPAALRERLSDGLVYPATRIDAALSNYFRLGNLTALREIALLWLADEVDDALKAYRAEHGIDHRWETRERVLVALTGGPEGETLLRRGARIAARSAGGELAAVHVTTNDGLRERHPGALGKQRTLLEQLGGTYHQVVGDDVPTTLVRFAKSIDATQIVIGVSRRSRLAAAITGPGIGNTVIRESGDIDVHVVTHERAGGGFALPRLGGSLSRGRIVAAFVLSLVAGPLLTWLLSFSTDPDSITVDVLAYQLLVLVVALVGGMWPAVFAAVLSGLSLDFFFVQPLHRVTVQQPWHLVALVMYVISAVLVSFVVDRSARRSRAARRAAAESGLLMGIAGSVLRGDDALQALLDRTREAFGFAGVRIRQGDEVPATSGTFGEAPDAATSLPSGAVLEFAGAPDDPTQRRLLRVVEQQLDAAVEHRDLTRAAVDAERIAAVDRVRSAILAAVGHDVRRPIAAASAAVQTLRAPDIELSADDQEALLATADESLRQLAVLLADLLDVSRVQAGVLAVTPVPLALETVVAPALDELELGPDDVDLDLPADLPPVLADAVLLQRVVVNLLANAVRYAPEDTRVRIAASAFGGGVELRVADHGPGIPSDRVDEVFQPFQRLGDTDNDTGLGLGLALARGFTEGMGGTIEVDDTPGGGLTVVVRLPIAGHLGVEIR from the coding sequence GTGAAGCGCGGGAAGCTGCGGGTCCTGCTCGGTGCGGCGCCCGGTGTCGGCAAGACGTTCACGATGCTCGAAGAGGGGCACCGACTGCGCGCCGAGGGCCGGGACGTGGTCGTCGCCGTCGTCGAGACCCACGGCCGTGCCGCCACGGCCACACTGGTCGACGGGCTCGAGGTCGTCCCCCGACGCATCGTGGAGCACCGCGGCGTCCAGCTCGACGACCTCGACCTCGAGGCCGTGCTGGCCCGCCGGCCCGACATCGCGCTCGTCGACGAGCTCGCCCACACCAACGCGCCCGGCAGCACGAACGAGAAGCGCTGGCAGGACGTCGAGGCGATGCGGGACGCCGGGATCGACGTCATCTCCACCGTGAACGTGCAGCACATGCAGTCCCTCGGCGACGTCGTCCGCGAGATCACCGGCACCGTCCAGCGCGAGACCGTCCCGGACGCCGTGGTGCGCGCGGCGGACCAGATCGAGGTGGTCGACCTCGCCCCGGCGGCGCTCCGCGAGCGGCTGTCCGACGGGCTCGTCTACCCGGCGACCCGGATCGACGCGGCGCTGTCGAACTACTTCCGGCTCGGCAACCTCACCGCCCTGCGCGAGATCGCCCTGCTCTGGCTCGCCGACGAGGTCGACGACGCACTCAAGGCCTACCGCGCCGAGCACGGCATCGACCACCGGTGGGAGACCCGGGAACGCGTCCTCGTCGCCCTGACCGGCGGTCCCGAGGGCGAGACCCTGCTGCGCCGGGGCGCCCGGATCGCCGCCCGCAGCGCCGGCGGCGAGCTCGCCGCCGTGCACGTCACGACGAACGACGGCCTCCGCGAGCGCCACCCGGGGGCGCTCGGGAAGCAGCGCACCCTGCTCGAACAGCTCGGCGGGACGTACCACCAGGTGGTCGGCGACGACGTGCCGACCACCCTGGTGCGGTTCGCGAAGTCGATCGACGCGACGCAGATCGTCATCGGGGTGAGCCGCCGCAGTCGGCTCGCCGCGGCGATCACGGGCCCGGGCATCGGCAACACCGTCATCCGCGAGTCCGGCGACATCGACGTCCACGTCGTCACCCACGAGCGGGCCGGCGGTGGCTTCGCCCTGCCGAGGCTCGGCGGCAGCCTGTCCCGCGGCCGGATCGTCGCCGCGTTCGTGCTCTCCCTCGTCGCCGGTCCACTGCTCACCTGGCTGCTGTCGTTCAGCACCGACCCCGACTCGATCACCGTGGACGTGCTCGCCTACCAGCTGCTCGTGCTCGTGGTGGCGCTCGTCGGCGGGATGTGGCCGGCCGTCTTCGCCGCCGTGCTGTCCGGGCTGAGCCTCGACTTCTTCTTCGTGCAACCCCTGCACCGGGTCACCGTGCAGCAGCCGTGGCACCTGGTCGCCCTCGTCATGTACGTCATCAGTGCCGTGCTCGTGAGCTTCGTCGTCGACCGCTCGGCCCGTCGCTCGCGAGCTGCCCGCCGCGCCGCCGCCGAGTCGGGCCTCCTGATGGGGATCGCCGGCAGCGTGCTCCGCGGCGACGACGCCCTGCAGGCGCTGCTCGACCGGACGCGCGAGGCCTTCGGCTTCGCCGGCGTCCGGATCCGGCAGGGCGACGAGGTGCCGGCCACGTCCGGGACGTTCGGCGAGGCGCCGGACGCCGCCACGTCCCTCCCGTCCGGCGCCGTCCTGGAGTTCGCGGGCGCCCCCGACGACCCGACCCAACGACGACTGCTGCGCGTCGTCGAGCAGCAGCTCGACGCCGCCGTGGAGCACCGCGACCTCACCCGCGCGGCCGTCGACGCCGAGCGCATCGCGGCGGTGGACCGGGTGCGGAGCGCGATCCTCGCGGCCGTCGGCCACGACGTGCGGCGGCCGATCGCGGCCGCCTCGGCGGCCGTGCAGACGCTGCGGGCGCCGGACATCGAGTTGTCGGCGGACGATCAGGAGGCGCTGCTCGCCACCGCCGACGAGAGCCTGCGTCAGCTCGCGGTGCTGTTGGCGGACCTGCTGGACGTCAGTCGCGTGCAGGCCGGGGTGCTCGCCGTGACGCCGGTGCCGCTCGCCCTCGAGACGGTGGTCGCCCCCGCGCTCGACGAGCTCGAGCTCGGTCCGGACGACGTCGACCTCGACCTGCCCGCCGACCTCCCGCCGGTGCTCGCCGACGCCGTGCTGCTGCAGCGCGTCGTCGTGAACCTGCTCGCCAACGCCGTGCGGTACGCCCCGGAGGACACACGGGTCCGCATCGCCGCGAGCGCGTTCGGCGGCGGCGTCGAGCTCCGGGTGGCCGACCACGGCCCCGGCATCCCGTCGGACCGCGTCGACGAGGTGTTCCAGCCGTTCCAGCGCCTCGGCGACACCGACAACGACACCGGACTCGGACTCGGACTGGCCCTCGCCCGCGGGTTCACCGAGGGCATGGGCGGCACGATCGAGGTCGACGACACCCCCGGCGGCGGACTCACCGTCGTGGTGCGGCTGCCGATCGCCGGACACCTGGGAGTGGAGATCCGATGA
- a CDS encoding HAD family phosphatase has product MTTPDRRTPARLADQRALLFDLDGVLTPTADVHMRAWSRLFTPYLAQHGVAPYTEQDYFAYVDGKPRYDGVRSLLESRGIDLPQGTPDDPPDADTVCGLGNRKNAEFTAELTEHGVDPYPGSLRFLVAAIDAGLSVAVVSSSANAVQVLRTAGILERFPVVVDGLVAREDGLAGKPAPDTYLDAASRFGLTAAECVVVEDATSGVEAGRNGAFGLVIGVDRGAGADALRAHGADVVVGDLDELVDELPEPATSTT; this is encoded by the coding sequence ATGACGACGCCGGACCGGCGCACACCCGCGCGACTCGCTGACCAGCGAGCGCTCCTGTTCGACCTGGACGGTGTCCTCACCCCCACCGCCGACGTCCACATGCGTGCGTGGAGCCGGCTGTTCACGCCCTACCTCGCCCAGCACGGCGTCGCTCCGTACACGGAACAGGACTACTTCGCGTACGTCGACGGCAAGCCCCGGTACGACGGGGTGCGTTCCCTGCTCGAGTCCCGCGGCATCGACCTGCCGCAGGGCACCCCGGACGACCCGCCGGACGCCGACACGGTGTGCGGGCTCGGCAACCGGAAGAACGCCGAGTTCACGGCCGAGTTGACCGAGCACGGGGTGGATCCCTACCCCGGTTCGCTCCGGTTCCTCGTCGCCGCCATCGACGCCGGGTTGTCCGTCGCCGTCGTGTCGAGCTCCGCCAACGCCGTGCAGGTGCTCCGCACGGCCGGCATCCTCGAGCGCTTCCCCGTGGTGGTCGACGGCCTCGTCGCCCGCGAAGACGGTCTGGCCGGCAAGCCCGCGCCCGACACCTACCTCGACGCCGCGAGCCGGTTCGGCCTGACCGCTGCCGAGTGCGTCGTTGTCGAGGACGCCACGAGCGGGGTCGAGGCGGGACGGAACGGTGCCTTCGGGCTCGTCATCGGCGTCGATCGCGGAGCCGGGGCCGACGCGCTCCGGGCGCACGGTGCCGACGTCGTGGTCGGCGACCTCGACGAACTCGTCGACGAGCTGCCGGAACCGGCCACGAGCACGACGTAG
- a CDS encoding alpha/beta hydrolase produces the protein MNRALRWTAWVVAVIVLIAVVFLVWANIVMQGTRSAALQVWRDDRVAVRDAGDAVVMTPTGTANGAGIVFIPGAKVDPYAYMATFRQVVASGTTVVITKPTLHLAFFDTRPLSTFESHAPDVRSWAVGGHSLGGVRACQLAPDADGLLLLGSYCANDISKSYISVLSVSGSRDGLSTPEKVDAARHLLPSNAMTVEVQGANHADFGAYGAQPGDDTATISRTDARQQIGSAIEEWVRTLPSGAALR, from the coding sequence ATGAACCGAGCACTCCGCTGGACCGCGTGGGTCGTCGCCGTGATCGTGCTGATCGCGGTGGTGTTCCTCGTCTGGGCGAACATCGTCATGCAGGGCACCCGGAGCGCGGCGCTGCAGGTCTGGCGGGACGACCGTGTGGCCGTCCGGGACGCCGGGGACGCCGTGGTGATGACCCCGACCGGCACCGCGAACGGCGCGGGCATCGTGTTCATCCCGGGCGCGAAGGTCGATCCGTACGCGTACATGGCGACGTTCCGGCAGGTGGTCGCCAGCGGGACGACCGTCGTCATCACGAAGCCGACGCTGCACCTCGCCTTCTTCGACACCCGCCCGCTGTCGACGTTCGAGTCCCACGCCCCCGACGTCCGGTCCTGGGCGGTCGGCGGGCACTCGCTCGGTGGCGTGCGCGCGTGCCAGCTCGCGCCGGACGCCGACGGGCTGCTCCTGCTCGGCAGCTACTGCGCGAACGACATCAGCAAGTCGTACATCAGCGTGCTCAGCGTCTCGGGGTCGCGTGACGGGCTCTCCACCCCCGAGAAGGTCGACGCCGCGCGGCACCTGCTGCCGTCGAACGCGATGACGGTCGAGGTGCAGGGCGCGAACCACGCCGACTTCGGTGCGTACGGTGCGCAGCCCGGGGACGACACCGCGACGATCTCGCGGACCGACGCCCGGCAGCAGATCGGTTCAGCGATCGAGGAGTGGGTGCGGACGCTGCCGTCGGGCGCTGCGCTGCGCTGA
- a CDS encoding response regulator, with amino-acid sequence MKVLIADDDVQLVRALAVTLAARGYDVVTARDGRAAIDAVITERPDLVLLDLGMPRLDGIGVLEGIRAWSQVPVLVLSGRTDSSDKVDALDAGADDYVTKPFQMDELLARLRALGRRQVAAASAAGATPSVSIGDLVVDLVAKQVTPPSGPAIRLTPTEWRLLEVLVTNPDRLMTREMLLTDVWGPSHGNDSGYLRLYMAQLRRKLEPDPGHPRYLVTESGMGYRFSPAGITPGS; translated from the coding sequence ATGAAGGTCTTGATCGCCGACGACGACGTGCAGCTCGTCCGGGCGCTCGCCGTGACGCTGGCCGCCCGCGGGTACGACGTCGTCACCGCCCGGGACGGCCGGGCCGCGATCGACGCGGTCATCACCGAGCGGCCCGACCTCGTGCTGCTCGACCTCGGGATGCCCCGGCTCGACGGCATCGGGGTGCTCGAGGGCATCCGGGCCTGGTCGCAGGTCCCGGTGCTCGTGCTCTCCGGTCGGACCGACTCGTCGGACAAGGTCGACGCGCTCGACGCCGGCGCGGACGACTACGTCACGAAGCCCTTCCAGATGGACGAGCTGCTCGCCCGACTCCGGGCGCTCGGCCGACGGCAGGTCGCGGCAGCTTCGGCCGCGGGTGCGACGCCCTCGGTGTCGATCGGGGACCTCGTCGTCGACCTCGTCGCGAAGCAGGTCACGCCGCCGTCCGGTCCGGCAATCCGACTGACCCCGACCGAGTGGCGGTTGCTCGAGGTCCTCGTGACGAACCCCGACCGGCTCATGACGCGCGAGATGCTCCTCACCGACGTGTGGGGACCGTCGCACGGCAACGACTCCGGGTACCTGCGGTTGTACATGGCGCAGCTGCGGCGGAAGCTCGAGCCGGACCCGGGACACCCGCGCTACCTGGTGACCGAGTCGGGCATGGGCTACCGCTTCAGCCCCGCCGGGATCACGCCCGGGAGCTGA
- a CDS encoding bifunctional GNAT family N-acetyltransferase/class I SAM-dependent methyltransferase, producing MTIALRRVTADDWETWRPVRLAALADAPEAFGSTLADWADAPEHRWRTRLSIPGALDLLAHAEDDSVVGMASGVPGEDPGTAELISMWVDPVARGRGVAAALIRAVATWAASAGADTLELSVMPDNATARRTYERCGFTAADEPGDPLPDGRHEVVMRRDLAAERTLDAYERAADRYAERTDDHRAGLVDDLLALVPVGARVLELGSGPGRDALALEAAGLVVDRTDGARSFVDALRSAGHEARLVDVRSDAFGGPYDAVFANAVLLHVGRTELEGVLVRLRDAVHPGGVLAATVKLGGGDAWSTRKLDLARHFTYWTPGPLAEVVTRSGWTDVDVRETTRPGADERWLTVTARRPQEAGRP from the coding sequence GTGACGATCGCGCTGCGCCGGGTGACGGCGGACGACTGGGAGACCTGGCGTCCGGTCCGGCTCGCGGCGCTCGCGGACGCTCCCGAAGCCTTCGGGTCCACGCTCGCCGACTGGGCCGACGCGCCCGAGCACCGGTGGCGGACACGGCTCTCGATCCCCGGAGCGCTCGACCTGCTCGCCCACGCCGAGGACGACTCCGTCGTCGGCATGGCCAGCGGCGTCCCGGGCGAGGACCCGGGCACCGCCGAACTCATCTCGATGTGGGTCGACCCCGTCGCCCGCGGCCGAGGGGTCGCGGCCGCGCTCATCCGTGCGGTCGCGACCTGGGCCGCGAGCGCCGGGGCCGACACCCTCGAGCTGTCGGTCATGCCGGACAACGCCACTGCCCGTCGCACGTACGAGCGCTGTGGCTTCACCGCGGCCGACGAGCCCGGTGACCCGCTGCCCGACGGTCGGCACGAGGTCGTGATGCGTCGTGACCTCGCCGCCGAGCGCACGCTGGACGCCTACGAGCGTGCTGCCGACCGCTACGCCGAGCGCACCGACGACCACCGTGCCGGGCTCGTCGACGACCTGCTCGCACTCGTCCCGGTCGGGGCGCGGGTGCTCGAGCTCGGGTCGGGCCCGGGGCGTGACGCCCTCGCGCTCGAGGCGGCCGGACTCGTCGTCGACCGGACCGACGGAGCGCGGTCGTTCGTGGACGCGCTGCGGTCCGCGGGGCACGAGGCGCGCCTCGTCGACGTGCGCTCGGACGCGTTCGGCGGCCCGTACGACGCCGTGTTCGCGAACGCCGTGCTGCTGCACGTCGGTCGGACGGAGCTCGAGGGCGTCCTCGTGCGGCTCCGCGACGCCGTGCACCCCGGCGGTGTGCTGGCCGCCACCGTGAAGCTCGGCGGCGGCGACGCGTGGAGCACGCGGAAGCTCGACCTCGCGCGACACTTCACCTACTGGACGCCAGGACCCCTGGCCGAGGTCGTCACCCGTTCCGGCTGGACCGACGTCGACGTCCGTGAGACCACGCGCCCGGGTGCCGACGAGCGCTGGCTCACCGTCACCGCCCGACGCCCGCAGGAAGCAGGGAGACCATGA
- the hxlB gene encoding 6-phospho-3-hexuloisomerase: MPADTVTDALALIVRESADLAETVRGDTDAALELLSGAERVFVHGAGRSGLALRMTAMRLMHLGLDVHVVGEVTTPAIRTGDVLLVASGSGTTTGIVQAARTAVDVGADVLAVSTTDDSPLGALAAVTLVVPAATKTDRSGSASEQYAGSRFEQAVVLLGDALFHALWTRSGRSADDLWPSHANLE, translated from the coding sequence ATGCCCGCTGACACCGTGACCGACGCCCTCGCCCTGATCGTCCGCGAGTCCGCCGACCTCGCCGAGACGGTCCGGGGTGACACCGATGCCGCGCTCGAGCTGCTCAGCGGTGCCGAGCGCGTGTTCGTCCACGGGGCCGGCCGTTCCGGCCTCGCGCTGCGGATGACGGCCATGCGGCTCATGCACCTCGGACTCGACGTGCACGTCGTCGGCGAGGTGACGACCCCGGCCATCCGGACGGGGGACGTCCTGCTCGTCGCGAGCGGCTCCGGCACGACCACCGGCATCGTCCAGGCGGCGCGCACCGCGGTCGACGTCGGCGCTGACGTGCTCGCCGTGTCGACGACCGACGACTCGCCGCTCGGCGCGCTCGCCGCCGTCACCCTCGTCGTCCCCGCCGCGACGAAGACGGACCGGTCGGGCAGCGCCTCCGAGCAGTACGCGGGCAGCCGCTTCGAGCAGGCCGTGGTCCTGCTCGGCGACGCACTCTTCCACGCCCTGTGGACCCGGAGCGGACGCTCCGCCGACGACCTGTGGCCCAGCCACGCCAACCTCGAGTGA